A region of the Silene latifolia isolate original U9 population chromosome 9, ASM4854445v1, whole genome shotgun sequence genome:
ttcgctcggcccaaagccgagccctcagtttgttcatcgtttcaggagaccgcaaggaggattcaactaaagacgtcattttACAAGCACGTGTGGTAACATATAATCgctccggaattacaccggaacaattggcgccgtcgtggggaaagatactagaagctagtcacattcattcccaaacaaaaaaaaaaaacaaaacaaaaacccacccaaaaagctaagaagatgtcgaaacaaccagagaaggtgttggtggaaaacaaattctaccaagacgacacattccacaactcagaaatcgggcagtcccccaccggccgtatcaccaatacgacgaacgggacgccaaaggaacaagatatgccgctgcccgccgaccaggtcaccatcatgggacatgtggttgatgcagcaaagttgaagctactcctggacataATTGCTAATACGCCGGCTCAcctttgtcacaccgacaagagcggcggaacccgtccgagGAGACCCGGGGCCttagaatgtgactccaagagacttgaatggagcactggaagaagccgACCCCTGTCAAGACGCGGGGAGCTAAATGCATCgagcaaaacctcgatcacctcggctaaagccgggagtgacgggggaacgagccgaaagatgcaatcgagccaaaacctcgatcacctcggccaaagccgggagtgacgggggaacgagctggtaaatgcaatcgagccaaaacctcgatcacctcggctaaagccgggagtgacgggggaacgagccgaaagatgcaatcgagccaaaacctcgatcacatCGGCCGAAGccaggagtgacgggggaacgagccgataaatgcaatcgagccaaaacctcgatcacctcggccaaagccgggagtgacgtgggagcgagccgaaagatgcaatcgagccaaaacctcgatcacctcggccaaagccgggagtgacgggggaacgagccgaaagatgcaatcgagccaaaacctcgatcacttcGGCCGAAGccaggagtgacgggggaacgagccggtaaatgcaatcgagccaaaacttCGATCACTTCGGCCGAAGccaggagtgacgggggaacgagctggtaaatgcaatcgagccaaaacctcgatcacctcggctaaagccgggagtgacgggggaacgagccgaaagatgcaatcgagccaaaacctcgatcacctcggctaaagccgggagtgacgggggagcgagccgaaagatgcaatcgagccaaaacctcgatcatctcggccaaagccgggagtgacgtgggagcgagccgaaagatgcaatcgagccaaaacctcgatcacctcggccaaagccgggagtgacgggggaacgagccgaaagatgcaatcgagccaaaacctcgatcacttcggccgaagccgggagtgacgggggaacgagccggtaaatgcaatcgagccaaaacctcgatcacctcggccgaagccgggagtgacgggggaacgagccagtaaatgcaatcgagccaaaacctcgatcacttcGGCCGAAGCCAgaagtgacgggggaacgagccggtaaatgcaatcgagccaaaacctcgatcacttcGGCCGAAGCCAgaagtgacgggggaacgagccgaaagatgcaatcgagccaaaaccttgATCACTTCGGCCGAAGccaggagtgacgggggaacgagccggtaaatgcaatcgagccaaaacctcgatcacttcGGCCGAAGCCAgaagtgacgggggaacgagccgaaagatgcaatcgagccaaaaccttgATCACTTCGGCCGAAGccaggagtgacgggggaacgagccggtaaatgcaatcgagccaaaacctcgatcacatcggccaaagccgggagtgacgggggaacgagccggtaaatgcaatcgagccaaaacctcgatcacatcggccaaagccgggagtgacgggggaacgagccggtaaatgcaatcgagccaaaacctcgatcacatCGGCCGAAGccaggagtgacgggggaacgagccgataaatgcaatcgagccaaaacctcgattaCTTCGGCCGAAGccaggagtgacgggggaacgagccggtaaatgcagtcgagccaaaacctcgattcCCTCGGCCGAAGccaggagtgacgggggaacgagccggtaaatgcaatcaagccaaaacctcgatcaacTCGGCTAATTAAAACCGAgggcgacgggggaacgagccgatatgcctagatatttacaacggcagtcagaacgtaaactcgatcacctcggctaactaagaccgagagtgacgagggaaccacgacttgccctcggctaattaagaccgagcttaagaaTGTATAAGTaccgttgagacgcaaatctgacacCTCGGCGAATTAAGACCGAGCGTGAACGAGGACGCAATCAATAAtggtctatagatacgaacgctgtcgcgccgtaaccccgattccCTCGGCCAAGGCCGGGAAGCAGCTGggccacaacgaccgatacgctaacatgtttacagcggcggttgggacacgctccttgacagaatgccaatcgacgtatcttcttcaacacgctccttggtatctacttgccaaacggtccACTCTCAACCCCTGGTCTCGCCAACGTCtctctcttttccacatcggatgtccattacacatccatgtggaggggggatagggtacggcctaagcagaaccaagccgaggtagaagaagccggggcagaagaATTTTTggaaattacttgcgcagaatatacgctcaacatacatcggagcccataccacggcatagactacgctgggggcaaattgatggggcatattctgcaccgctgaccaagtcaacatattgagcaaggtcaaagatatccacaagcaagtcaacgacttagacagccttaCCGACGCActctgtcggcctgtctcttgggtcccggccggggcaactagccagccggggcacacatccgcgaactcatatccaagacccctcggcggcgagtcaacagggcccgccggcctaccatgggtccctcggccgagggtagatcagtctttccacctgctagccacttggccacttggccactacgtgacaaaaggtgaaagtctataaatactcctcaactctcattgaggaaaggatcgaatttaatccacaatttaacctaagaatcactattcatctggtaatatcttccttatctctctacaatacgtactttgccaagtaacaacaacttacctctctaagttactgacttgagcgtcggagtgagttcgctcggcccaaagccgagccctcagtttgttcatcgtttcaggagaccgcaaggaggattcaactaaagacgtcattttACAAGCACGTgtggtaacatataactgctctggaattacacccggaacagataAAAATTATGTATCTTGATTAGTACAAATGAAACCTAACGAAGCAAAATTTAACTAGGAAAAATTGACTGTACTATTTACACTTAAAGGCAATCTACCAAATGTaattattataatgacttaggtgTAAGGAATACGGTCCTTCCCGAGggacaaaaaaaaaattcgttaACTAAATAGttagttttttttaaaaaaataaatctcTAATGACAATTTAGCCCTACATATAATCAGTTTCTGGCTCCGCCCCTACTTGTGACGGATATGACTGTCTTAAGAAAAATCAACTGAAAAATTAAaagtttttttttgcattttcttgaAAATAGGCGCGCTAGTGCTTACCTCGATATAAATCGATGCATGCATGCATATTCAGGCACACAAGTACATACATGATTTATCGATCCATTAGCAATTAAATCTACTGGTAAAAGGTTATTGTTCTAACTTAACTAGAAGTCTCGAGTAGTCGAGTTCATTAATATTATCAACAATTTAAAATAATATGTCAACAATTTTTAGCAATTGGAAAAATATGCTCTAATCCATACATTCAAGGATAGTGATAGGGCGTCACcgggtgacgcccaaattgggtgtcaccctcTCACAACAATTCTTTATTGAAGGGGTCcccactcaccccatgtgagagggtggcgcccaaattgggtgtcacccggtggcgccctttcattttcctACATTCAATCGAGTCATCAGCATTCTAACACATCATTCCACCATCTTGGTTCCAAAATAAAACTATCCAAATTGGTCCCAAATTTGCACAAATCCTCCAATAACCATCATACGACTACTACACACATAAATGAGAGATATATGGAGTGTGCTAGAATGAATCATATATACATTCTCCTCCTACATACTTCACTATGATAATTCCTGAGCATACTGTTAAAATATATTGTCTATATATTCAGTTTATTCTGTAAATATTATCCTCCCCAATTTGTAGAAACTAATTAGGTAATTAGAGATATGTTCCCATGTAATTTAGGAAGAAATATCTCTTAACATCTTTGTATTTATATGCACGTTGATCATCAATGAAAACCCAAGCATTACATCTTTCATGGTATCAGGTTTCTCTCTTAAAATCGATATCGCTTCCGCTATTTTCTAAGTCCTCACGACATTTAATTTTTTAATCCAATCTTTGTCTTTTTCAATTCACCGTGACCATTCCAGCAACTTCAAAAACAGGCAACTCTTCTCCTCTGCCATCGGTTTTTGCCGTCAGTAACATCAAAAATCATGTCTCCGTCACTCTCGATATGGACAATGACCAATATCGTTTGTGGGTTGCTCTCTTTACCAATTATGCTAAGGCCAATCGTGTCTTGCATCATATCATCGATCCAAAGAAAAAGGCTCCTAAACCTACGACCGATGAGGACAAAGAGTTATGGGACACTATTGATGCGACGGTTCTACAATGGATCTATGCAACAATATTAACGGATTTATTGCACACGGTGGTTGAAGATGACTCCACCGCCATGGAGTGTTGGAATCGCATTCGCGATCTTTTTCAAGACAATCAACACTCGAGAGCGGTGACTCTCGAGCAAGAATTTTCTCACACGGTGATGGCAGATTTCGCATCTGTCTCTGCGTATTGTCAACGTCTTAAGAACCTTGCTGATCAACTTAAGAACGTTGGCTCTCCCGTCTCCGACACCCGTTTAGTGCTTCAATTAGTGTCGGGACTGACAAACGCATATCACAGTGTGGGCACCATAATTCGGCAAGCTTCACCATTACCACCTTTCTCTCAGGCTCGGTCGATGTTGACATTGGAGGAAGCAGGGATCGCAAAACAGGCTGCAACGGGGGCTTCGTCTTCGGCCATGTATGCAAATGATTCTGATGTGTCGCCAACAGCGTCGATTCTTGGCCGTCCTCCATCGCAGGGGAAGTCCAACAAGCACAAGAAGAAAGGTAAAGGTGGGAAAGGAAAACAGGGTGATAATGGTCAGTCAAATCAACCTTCGGTTCCTGCTACGGCGATGTCATATCCATGGCAAGCAGCGGCATACGGTGGTGGCTATGGCGGTTTTGGTGGTTGGCCTTGGGGACCCTCTCCTTGGGCCTGCCCTCCTTGCCCCTACCCGACTGCTCCTTGAACTCGACCTCAGGCTCCATGGAGTCGCCCTCCGGCTGGTGTTCGCCCTCCCACTGCTCGCCCTCAAGCATACACAGCTGAATCGCCCCCGTCGCAAACGGATATTAAACAGGCTATGTATACTCTTGGGCTCTCTCCTCCTGATCCGTGGTATATGGATACTGGAGCCACTTCTCACATGACGTCGACACAGGTAATCTCTCGTCTTTTACTAATTCGAGCATTTCTAATTCGATTCTTGTCGGAAATGACCAATCAATTCCAATTATTGGTACCGGTACAACCAGTTTACCCAAACCACATCCACCCCTATCCCTTCGAAATATTCTTTATGCACCcaaaattgtcaaaaatttagtctcAGTTAGAAAGTTTACGACTGACAACTCTTGTGACAGTTGAGTTTGACCCTTTTGGATTTTGTGTGAAGGATTACAAGACGGGGACACCGCTAATGAGATGTGAGAGTCAGGGGGCGCTCTATCCTATAACACCCACGAATTTAGTCCAACATCCTGCCGCCTTTGCAGCTCTCGAGTCCACAATATGGCATGATCGTCTTGGACATCCTGGCGATGTTATTTTTAATTCTCTTAGACTCAAAAATTTGATTAATTGTAATTCTAGTAATAAAAAGACAATTTGTCATTCTTGTTCTATTGGTAAACATATTAAGCAACCATTTGTTCCGTCAATTACAAGAACTTTTATGCCTTTTGATATAATTCATAGCGATTTATGGACGTCGCCCGTCTCAAGTTCCGTAGGTCATCGTTATTATTTAGTGCTTCTTGATGATTTCACAAATTATTTATGGACTTTTCCATTAGCTAAAAAGTCCCAAGTATTTGATGTTTTCGTTAAATTTCACAATTTTGTCAAGACTCAATTTGAAAGAAGTATAAAGACGATCCAATGTGACAATGGAAAAGAGTTCGATAATACTCCATTTACCGAATTCTGTGCATCTAATGGATTAACTTTCCGTTTCTCGTGTCTTCATACGTCTCTACAAAACGGTAAGGTTGAGAGAAAAATTAGAtccatcaataacataaatcgaaccttacttcTTCATGCATCCATTCCCGCTAGTTTTTGGCATCACTCTCTTGCTATGACGACCTATTTGCTTAATATTTTACCAAATAAACAATTGAGTCTATTAACCCCTGTTCATTTACTGTATCACAAAATACCTTCTTATTCTCATATTAGAGTATTTGGATGTCTTTGTTATCCCCTAATTCCATCGACCCAAATTAACAAGCTTCGTGGCTCGTTCCTTACCATGTGTGTTCCTAGGCTTTCCGGACCAACATCGAGGTTATAAATGTTTTGACCGTCAAACTAATAGAATTATCATAAGTCGTCACATTCGTTTTGATGAAAGTATTTTTCCCTTTTCTAAAACCAACTCCCCTGACCCAAAGTCTTATGATTTTCTTAGTAATGATGTCTCCCCCTATATCCTTGATTACCTTACCAGGCAGCCTAACACACCACTCATACCACCGTCCCAACCCGCATCTGCTTCCTCCACCGTGTCTTCTACACCTACCAACGAACCAGTGTCTCACACACCTCCATCAGATTCCCCTGTTTCGAACACCACAAATACAGCCAACCCACCTCGCACCATTCCAGTTGGCACCAAGGCTGTTACTAAAGGTGACCATGGCATACGCAAACCGAAAACTATAGTTAGCCTTCATACATCCGTAGCCATATCACCCCTGCCCAAAAGTCCGTTAATAGCCCTCCGTGACCTTAATTGGAAATTGGCAATGGATGACGAGTTTAATGCTTTAATTAGTAATAAAACTTGGGATCTTGTTCCACGTCCTACTCATGGGAATATAATACGGTCTATGTGGATTTTTCGACATAAGGTAAAATCTGATGGTTCTTTTGAAAGGCACAATGCTCGCCTTGTAGGTGACGGGAAAACGCAGTAAGCAGGAATTGATTGTGGTGAGACTTTTAGTCCGGTTGTCAAACCGACCACTATTCGAACGGTATTGTCTATTGCCTTAGCTCATGGGTGGTCTATTAGACAGCTGGATGTCAAAAATGCTTTTCTACATGGGGAACTAAAGGAGACCGTATACATGCATCAGCCAATCGGGTATCGCGACAAACGTTTTCCGGATCACGTGTGTTTGCTTCGGAAATCGCTCTACGGGCTTAAGCAAGCACCACGAGCATGGTATAATCGATTTGCTACGTTTGTGCATCAACTCGGCTTTGTGCATAGTAAGTGTGATAATTCTCTTTTTATTTACCGTGACAGGAAGGGTAATTCGGCTTTCATCTtattatatgttgatgatatattGTTAACCGCTTCTTCGGAGTTACTTCGTCGGGAAATCATGTCTAACCTTGGACGTGAGTTTGCTATGAAGGACCTAGGTCCTATTAGCTATTTTTTGGGCATTGGAGTTACTCGATATGATACGGGAATTTTTTTATCTCAACATAAATATGCAGCAGATATTTTGGAACGGGCTGGTATGTCAAATTGTAAGGCTTCCTCGACTCCGGTAGACACTAAACCAAAACTGAGTTCCACGGTTAGTCCTCTTTTTAGTGATCCTACTCTTTATCGTAGTTTGGCAGGCGCTTTGCAATATCTTACATTTACACGTCCGGATATTTCTTATGCGGTTCAACAAGTTTGCTTGTTCATGCATAATCCTATGGAAATTCACATGAATGCCCTCAAGAGGATTTTACGTTATATACAAGGCACTTTGAAACATGGCTTATGGTTAACTAAATCATCACCTACTACTCTTACTACTTATACCGATGCCGATTGGGCGGGCTGTCCCGACACTCGTCTACAAGTGGTTATTGTGTTTTTTTAGgggacaatttagtttcatgggCCTCGAAACGGCAACCTACTATCTCACGTTCAAGCGCCGAGGCCGAGTATCGTGGAGTAGCGAATGTCGTGTCAGAATCTTGTTGGTTGCGAAATTTACTTCTTGAGCTCCATCACCCATTGCGTAAAGCAACCATTGTTTATTGTGACAATGTCAGCGCTATCTACTTAGCTAGCAATCCCGTACAGCACCAACGAACTAAACACATTGAAATCGACATCCATTTTGTTCGTGAAAAAGTATCAAGAGGCGACGTACGGGTTCATCATGTTCCTACTCGGTCTCAAATAGCCGATATTTTTACGAAGGGACTCCCTTCGGTTCTGTTTACAGATTTTCGTTCTAGTCTCAGCG
Encoded here:
- the LOC141600588 gene encoding uncharacterized protein LOC141600588, translating into MDNDQYRLWVALFTNYAKANRVLHHIIDPKKKAPKPTTDEDKELWDTIDATVLQWIYATILTDLLHTVVEDDSTAMECWNRIRDLFQDNQHSRAVTLEQEFSHTVMADFASVSAYCQRLKNLADQLKNVGSPVSDTRLVLQLVSGLTNAYHSVGTIIRQASPLPPFSQARSMLTLEEAGIAKQAATGASSSAMYANDSDVSPTASILGRPPSQGKSNKHKKKGKGGKGKQGDNGQSNQPSVPATAMSYPWQAAAYGGGYGGFGGWPWGPSPWACPPCPYPTAP